Proteins encoded in a region of the Bacillus sp. T3 genome:
- the ureE gene encoding urease accessory protein UreE codes for MIIERIIGNVAALEKKPPHVERVYMQSDDLLKRVQRVVTDHGKELGIRLKENQSLVDGDVLFMDEKNMIVISVNADDLLTIMPTTIQQMGEIAHQLGNRHLPAQFEGKVMLVQYDYLVEELLQKLEIPYMREKRKVKQAFRHIGHRHE; via the coding sequence ATGATTATTGAAAGAATAATAGGAAATGTTGCGGCACTAGAGAAAAAACCCCCGCATGTGGAAAGGGTGTATATGCAAAGTGATGATTTGTTAAAACGAGTTCAGCGAGTTGTCACCGATCATGGGAAGGAACTGGGGATTCGCCTAAAAGAAAACCAGTCTCTAGTCGATGGAGATGTGCTGTTCATGGACGAAAAAAATATGATCGTTATCTCCGTCAACGCGGATGATCTCCTTACTATTATGCCGACAACCATCCAGCAAATGGGCGAGATTGCTCATCAGTTAGGAAACCGCCATTTACCCGCACAATTTGAAGGGAAGGTCATGCTTGTCCAATACGATTATTTAGTAGAAGAATTACTGCAAAAGCTTGAAATACCTTATATGCGTGAAAAACGGAAAGTAAAACAGGCCTTTCGCCATATCGGCCACCGTCATGAATAG